The genomic DNA ACCGCCACCGATCCCTGGCCGCGCGGGGGCAGCGTGCGGGCGCTCGAGCGCGAGGAGCCGGTGGCGGCGAAGGTATTGGGGTTCGAGACCCCGACCGTGGTGCGGCCGTCGCGGGTCGCCGTCAGGCGCTGTGCATGGGTGCGCAGGTCGTCGGCGATCAGGGCGGCCTCGACGTCACCGGTGCCGGCGGGGAGGGTGACGGACACCGTGACGGTGACACCCTCCTCCGTGGCCTGGGGACGCGGGGCGGTACCGCCGACGCGGTACAGGTTTCGGGCCGGGGTGGTGTGGTCAGAGGTGGTGGGACGATCCAGGGCGATGGTCATGATGGAAGTTCTCCGAGGGGCGGCGCGAGGTGCGCGGCGGCTGGTGGGCCCGGGATCCCTGGGATCGACGCCAGATGGCGGATCGTTCAGGGGTGTGCTCCCGGTAGCACCTGGAGCCCGCGCCTTCCGGCCGGCTCCTGTCAGCCGACCCCGGAGGTGTCTGGAGCGCTCAGAGGCTCGGCTGACGATGCATCATCGGCATCATCATCATGGACATCATCGGGCGCATCGCGGAGCGGACCACCCGGCGGGTGGTCTCGCAGCGCGTGGCGATCGACGTCATGCCCCAGAGCATGCCGGGTTCGGTCCCGAGGGGCAAGAAGGTGTTCACATTCCGATACGGCGCAGCACGAGCAGCGAGTCCTCATGGCGACTGTGCTGTCCGACCCGCGCTTCGGGCTCCGCCACGTCGAGGCGGCGCTGCTCGGCGGTGACCAGGGCCTATGACCGCTCGGGCAGGGCGAGCCCGGCGGCCTCCTCGCGTGCCGTGAGCGTCATGTCGTCCGGGGCCGCGTCCCCCTGGTGGTGGTGTGCGGTGGACCACGACGGCGGCGAGAGCGGGGCTGCCGTCGCGGCGAGGGCGGCGTCGCGCTCAGTCTTCACCCGCTCGTTGCTCCGGGTGTCGATCAGTCTGTGCTGCCTGGCTGATCTCCTGCCGCTCGTGCCTCGCAGCGCGTCGATCAGTCGACGACCCCGAAGAGGCGGTCGCCCGCATCCCCCAGGCCGGGCACGATGTAGCCGTTGTCGTCGAGCTTCTCGTCGACCGCTGCGGTGACGATGGTCAGGTCGATCGCCGGGTCGATCTGCTCCTCCATGGCCTTCAGACCTTCCGGGGCGGCCAGCAGGGTCACGCAGGTGATGTCCCGAGCCCCGCGCTCGTGGATGTACTCGCAGGCCGCGATGAGCGTGTGACCGGTGGCGAGCATCGGGTCCAGCACGAAGCACTGGCGGTCCGAGAGGTCCTCCGGCAGGCGGTTCGCGTAGGTGGTGACCTCGAGGGTCTCGTCGTTGCGGACCATGCCCAGGAAGCCGACCTCCGCGGTCGGCAGCAGCCGGGTGAGACCGTCGAGCATGCCGAGCCCGGCCCGCAGGATCGGCACCACCATCGGCTTGGGGTTGGTCAGGCGGGTGCCGGTCACCGTGGTCACCGGGGTCTCGATCTCCACCGGAGCGACGGCGACGTTGCGAGTCGCCTCGTACGCCAGCAGGGTCACCAGCTCGTCGGCGAGCTGGCGGAACACCGAGGAATGGGTGGCGCGATTGCGCAGCACCGACAGCTTGTGGGCAACGAGAGGGTGATCGATCTCCAGGACGCGCATGGGGGAGAATCTACCGGAGCACCCGGGCCGACGCGTCGTGCCCCGGGCGAGCCGTCCCCCGGCGAGGGGGTTCTCACGCCGCCGGCGAGAGTGCGCAAGTCCGGTCAAGCGGCGAGGGCCGTCGCCCGCGGATACTGGATCCATGAGCTCGACGGACCCGATGCGGCGCCTCCTGGACGCGGTGCTCGACGACCGCAACACCTCCCTCGACCAGATGGCCGCCGGGGCGCATCTCTCGCCGTTCCACTTTCATCGCACGGTGCGGTCCCGCGCGGGGGAGACGCCGGCGGCGATCCGTCGGCGCGTGGTCCTCGAGCAGGCCGCATGGACCCTGCAGGGCGGCGTCCCCGTCACGGAGGCGGCCTTCGCCGCCGGCTACGACTCCGTCGAGGGCTTCTCCCGGGCGTTCCGCCGTGCCTACGGCTGCGCCCCTTCGGACCTGCCGCCGCGTGCGGAGCGCGGGCACTGGCTGCCCTCACCCAACGGCATCCACTTCCATTCCCCGACGGTGCTGTACGTCGAGGCGGGCCGGATCCGCGAGCAGTCCTCGGGCGACGTGCTGGCCCTCCTGGTCGAGCACGATCTGGACGACATCGACGCCCTGCTCGAGCTGGCGCGGGACCTCCCGGAGCACGTCTACCGCGCGGTGCGGCTGCCCGGCAGCCTCCTGCGGGAGTGGGACGGTGCCGACGAGTCGATCGCGCAGGTGGTGCATCACCTCGTGGTCAGCAAGGAGCCGTGGCTCGCATCGATCGCGGGGGAGAGTGCCCCGGACCTCGGCGGCGCCGACGACGTCCCCGAGCTCCTCGCCCGGCACCATCGGACCTCCCCGCGCTGGCTGGCGATGGTGCGGGACGTGGAACGCCGCGGAGCCTGGCAGGACTCGATCATCGACGCGCTCTGCGATCCGCCCGAGTCGTTCCTGCTCTCCCAGATCGTCGCCCACGAGCTGACGTTCTCGACCCACCGTCGCCAGCTCCTGCGCTGGATGCTCGCCGACGCCGGCCTGACCCTCGATGCCCGACACCTCGACCCTGACCCCATCCTGTGGCACCGCAGGAAGATCGGAGAATGAGCACGATGACCCGCCCCACGTACCTCTACTACACCGCGACCACGCTCGACGGGTTCATCGCCGACGAGAACGACAGCCTCGACTGGCTGCTGTCCCAGCCGCTCGGCGAGGGCAGCCTGCTGGACTACGACACTTTCTACGCAGAGGTCGGCGCCCTGGTCATGGGCAGCACGACCTACGAGTGGGTCCTCCGCCACGAGGGCGGTTCCGGGGAAGGAGGGAGTGCATGGCCCTACGACAGACCGACCTTCGTGTTCTCCCACCGCGACCTCCAGCCCGTCACCGAGGACGTCACGATCCTCTCCGGCACCCCCGAGGAGCATCGCCCCGCCCTCGAAGCCGCGGCCGGGGACGGTGCCGTATGGATCGTCGGCGGCGGGGACCTCGTCGCCCAGTTCGCCCGCGCCGGCCTGCTCGACGAGGTCATGGTCTCGATCGCCCCGGTGACGCTCGGTGCCGGGCGGCCCCTGCTCGGCGGCCGCTTCGATCTGGAGCTGCGGGAGTACGGGCGCAATGAGGCCTTCCTCGAAGCTCGCTACGCCCTGGTGGGCGAGCGCGCATGAGGTGACCTGGCGGCGGGCGACAATGGCCCCATGACCGATGACGAGCTGATGGGCCTGGCGATCGACGAGGCGCGGGCGGCTGGCGCCCGAGAGCCGGCGGACGTGCCCATCGGCGCGGTCGTCGTCGGCCCCGACGGGCAGGTGCTCGCCACCGCCGGGAACCGCCGGGAGGCCGACGAGGACCCCACTGCCCACGCCGAGATCCTCGCCCTGCGCGCGGCGGCCCGGGAGACGGGTCGCTGGAACCTCACCGGCTGCACGCTCGCGGTCACCCTCGAGCCCTGCACCATGTGCGCCGGCGCGATCGTCCTGGCCCGAGTGCAGCGCCTGGTCGTCGGCGCCCCGGATCCCAAGGCCGGGGCCGCGGGGTCCCTGTTCGACCTGGTCCGCGAACCGCGGCTGAACCACCGGGTCGACCTGATCACGGGCGTGCGCGAGCGGGCGTGCGGAGATCTGCTGCGCGAGTTCTTCCGGGCCCGACGGACCTGAGGCGATGAGGTCGTCGATCACTCCGCGTACATCGCGATGAACCGGCCGATGACACCGCCCTCGCGGAGCTTGTCGATGGCCTCCGGGATGTCGGCGTGGGTGATGTGGTTGATCGGCGGGGTCAGCGAACCGTCCTTCATGAGCTCGTAGACGCCCGCGAAGTCCTCGCGCGTGCCGGACTTCGAGCCCTTGATCCGGAGCTGCTCGGTGATCAGGGGGTAGGTGTTGATGGTCGACTCGAGACGGCCCATGCCGACCTGGACCAGGGTGCCGAACTCGGCGAGGGTCTCGATCGCCTCAGAGGTCGTGGTGCCGAAGCCCGCGTAGTCGACGATGAGCTCGAGGCGCTCGTCCCGGAAGGCGGTGATGCTTTCGGCGACCTCGACCAGTCCGATCTCGTCCTTCAGCTCGCGGGTCTTCGGAGTGACCTCGGCGCCGTACACCTCTGCTCCCAGGAGCGAGGCCACGCGGGCGCCGATGTACCCGAGGCCGCCGAGGCCGATGACCCCGATCTTCATGCCGGCCTTCGCGCCGCCCACTGCGACCATGGCGTGATAGGCGGTCAAACCGGCGTCGGTCGCCATGGCGCCGAGGTCGAAGGGGACCTCGTCGGGCAGGGCGACCAGGTTGAACTCGGTGGCCCGGATCTTCTGCTGGAAGCCGCCGTCCCAGGCGCCGTAGCCGAGCGCGTCACCTTCCTCGGTCAGGGGTGAGAGGCCGACGCGGTCGCCGACGTTCCACGCCTCCATGCCCTCGCCGACCTCGGTGATGACGCCCGCGGACTCGTGGCCCATGGTGCGGGGGAGGCCCTTCCGGAAGAGCGTCATCCAACCGGGATCGTCCAGGGTCGAGACGTCGGAGTGGCAGACGCCGGTCGCCTTGACCTCGACGATGACCTCGCCCGGTCCTGCCGTCGGCTCCTCCACCTCGTGGAGTGCGAGGGGCTTGCCCGTGCCTTCGAACTGCCATGCCTTCATGGGAACTCCTTCTCTTCCTCGGGGGCGTCCTCGCCCCGGGATGTCCTTGCCATCCTAGATATAGTTCAGCATTAAAGGAAATGAGGTGGCGTGCGGCCGATGGGGAGTCCGTGTCGTGGGAAGCACGGGATGATCTGTCGCCGTTTGCCTACAGTGGTGCCGTCCCGTTCCCACCCGTCCCGAGTGCCGCACCGCCTGCCGTCGACTCCGCCGCTGGACGGTGGAGGAGTGCCCATGCAATCAGCCGACCAGGCGACCGTCGTCGCACAGGACGTCTCGAAGGTCTTCTTCTCCGGCGCCGAGCCCGTCTGGGCCCTCGAGGACTTCTCGCTGACCCTCGAACCCGGATCCTTCACCTGCATCGTCGGCCCCTCGGGCTGCGGCAAGTCGACCTTCTTGCGCATCCTCGGCGGACTCGAGGAGCGCACCGTCGGCGAGGTCGCCACGAGCGGCGCCGAGCATCCCGTGCCCGCGGCATTCGTGTTCCAGGAGCATGGCGTCTTCCCCTGGATGACCGTGCTGGACAACGTCGCCTTCGGCCTGCGGATGACCGGGGTGGGAGCACGGGAGCGAGAGGACGTCGCTCGTGACTGGCTGCAGCGGGTGCGCTTGGAGAGCTTCGCCGGCTCCTACCCGCATCAGCTCTCCGGCGGCATGCGCCAGCGCGTCGCGATCGCCCGCGCCTTCGCCACCGGCTCGCCGGTGCTGCTCATGGACGAGCCGCTCGGCGCCCTCGACGCCCAGACCCGCATGCTCATGCAGGAGGAGCTCGTCGCCCTGTGGGAGCAGGAGCGCAAGACCGTCCTGATGGTCACGCACGACATCGACGAGGCGATCATCCTGGGCGACCGCATCATCGTCATGTCCGGACGACCTGGCACCCTGCGCGAGGACATCACCGTCCCCTTCGAACGACCCCGTTGCGTCGACATCGAGCGCACCCGCGAGTTCGGCGAGCTGCGCTCGCGGATCTGGAACCTGCTCCGGGACGACGTCCGCACCGCCGAGGAGTCCGCATGAGTTCCGCCGCCGCCGCGTCCCGTCCGGCCGACCGCGAGCAGCGCACGCTCGAGGCGGCCCGGGCCCATCGGGCTCAGGAGAAGCGCCTGCGCTCCCGTGACCTCGCACTCTCGATCGCCGCCCCGATCGTGCTGATCGTGCTGTGGGAGGTGTGCGCCAGGGCCCTGATCATTGACCCGCGGTTCTTCCCGCCGCCGACCCGAATCCTCGCCGCGGGCGCGGAGATGATCCGCAGCGGCGAGCTGTGGAAGCACACCGGCCCCACCCTCATGCGCCTGGTGGTCGGGGGCGGTCTCGGCGCGATCGTCGGCATCGTGGTCGGTCTGCTGATGGGATCCTCCCGCGCACTGAACGCTGCGCTGGGCCCGCTGTTTTCGGCGCTGTACCCGCTGCCCAAGATCGCGATCTTCCCGATCCTGCTGATGATCTTCGGGCCCACCGAGCTGCCCAAGATCATCGCCGTGTTCATCACGACGTTCTTCATCATGCAGATCAACACGGTCTCGGGCGTCTGGGCGATCGATCGGAAGCTGCTCGAGGCCGGGTCGGCCTACGGCGCCACCGGGTTCGCCCGCTTCCGCTTCGTGGTGCTCCCCGGGGCGATGCCCTTCGTGTTCTCCGGGCTGAGGACCGCCACCGGCACCGCGGTCGTCGTGGTCACCGCCGTCGAGTTCACCGGTGCCTCCACCACCGGACTCGGCTATCTGATCTGGAACTCCTGGCAGTTGTTCATCCCGGAGAAGCTGTACGTGGGCCTGCTGGTGATCGGCATCATCGGCGCGGTCCTGACCACCCTGCTCAGCCGATCGGAGAAGCTGCTGCTGCCCTGGCGCCGCAGCAGCTGAACCCGCCACCGCCATCCCTCCGTCCTAGGAACCCCTCATGCGACGACGCACCCTCCTGTCCCTCGCCTCCGCCTCCGCCGTCGGGGGAGTGCTGGCCTCCTGCGGCCCGGCCATCACCGGCGAGGAGTCCGACACCAGATCGGGCTCCGGCGACGGCACCGTCCGCGTCGGTCACGTGCCGTCCTCCCTGTTCGCGCCGGTGTATGTCGCCGACGCGATGGGCTACTTCGAGGACGAGGGCATCACCCTCGAGCTCACGCCGTTGAAATCCGGTCAGGACGGCATCCCGATGCTGTCCAACGACCAGCTCGACGTGATGGCCGCCGGGTTCAGCGCCGGCATGTTCAACGCCCTCGACCAGGGGCTCACCTTCAAGGTCGTCGGCTCCATGGGGATCTCCCCGGGCGACCCCGAGAAATCGCCCACCGCGCTCGAGGTGAGCCAGGAGCTGATCGACGACGGCGCGGTCACCTCGGTCGCCGACCTCGAAGGTCGCAAGGTCGCTGTGGCGGGAGGCCCGGGCGCCACCGGCGGCTACCTGCTCGCGGCGATGCTCGAGGAGGGCGGACTGACACTGAACGACGTCGAGGTCTCCAACCTCTCCACCCCCGACCAGGAGCCCGCGCTCACCAACGGCTCCGTCGAGGCCGCCACCCCGTCGGCCCCGTTCTCCACGGCCATGGAGGAGGCCGGCGTCGCCTCCCCGCTCGCGGTGCCGAAGGAGGGAACCACCGGCACCGGGGTGCTGTACTCCGAGACCTTCCTGGCCGCCGACCTCGCCCAGCCCTTCTTTACCGCGCTCGCCAAGGGGGCGAAGGAGCTCGCTGCCGACGGGAAGCAGACCGACGAGGTCTACCAGATCCTCGCCGACACCTTGGGGCAGGAGATCGAGGTGCTGAAAGCGTCACCGATGTATTCCTACCTGCCCGACCTCGCGCCGCAGCCCGAGCAGCTCGCGGCCATGCAGTCGGCGTGGATCGAGGCGGGCCAGATCACCTACACGGAGCCGATCGACGTCGCCACCGTGGTCGCGGCGAGCTTCGCCGAGGGAGCTGCCGGCTGAGTCAGATCCAGCCCTGCCGGCGTGCGAGCGCTACCGCCTCGTGACGGTTCCCCGCCTGCAGCTTCGCCTGTGCGCTGGAGAGATAGTTGCGCACCGTGCCCTCGGCCAGGTGCGCGCGGCGCGCGATCTGCTCCACGGCGGCGCCGTCGGCCGCGTACTCGAGGACGTCGGCCTCCCGTGGGGTCAGTGGGGAGTCCCCCGAGGAGATGGTCTCCGCGGCGAGCTCCGGGTCGATCACCCGGCGCCCGGTGGCCACCGAGCGCACCGCGCGGGCGAGCTGATCGGCCGAGGTGGTCTTGGGCAGGAAGCCGAGCACGCCCTGGGCCAGGGCCCGCTTGAGGTAGCCGGGGCGAGCGTGCGAGGTGAGGATCAGGCAGCGAGTGGCGGGGGAGACCTCGGCGAGGCGGGTGCAGATCTCGAGGCCGTCGCCGTCGGGCAGTTGCAGGTCCACCACCGCCACGTCGGGCTGTTCGCCGCGCGCCAGGGCGATCCCGGCCGCGACCGTCGCGGCCTCCCCGCGGACGTCGAGGTCGTCCTCGAGGGAGAGCATCGTGGCCAGTGCGGAGCGGATCAGGTTCTCGTCGTCGACGAGGATCACGCGCAGTGGAGCGGGACTCTCGGTCATCGGGGACCTCCGGTGGTGTCGAAGCGGACGTCGAGCGTGAAGGTGTCGTCCTCGCGGCGGACGGTCAGGGCGGAGGCGGCATGGAGGCGTTCGCGCATTCCGGTCAGGCCGCTGCCCTCGTGCACGGACCCGGTGCCGTGGGCTCCGTCGTTGACCAGGGTGATGCCGTGCGTGTCCAGGGCGATGGTGACGGCGGTGGCGTCGGCATGGCGCAGGATGTTGGTGCCGCCCTCGCGCAGCACCCAGGCGGCGGTGTCCGCCAGTGCGGGCGGGACGTCCTCGGCGTCCCCGTCGACCGTGACCCGCACGTGCGCGGAGCGCAGCAGGGACGCGGTGCCGCGCAGCTCGGTGGCGAGGTCCGCCTCCCGGTACCCGCGCACCAGAGCGCGGATCTCGGCGAGGGAGGCGCGGGCGATCTGGGCGGCTTCGCGGCCGTGCTCGGCGGCGCGGGGGTCCTCCCGCTCGGCCAGCTGCGCCACCAGCTCGGACTTCACGGCGATCACCGAGAGATCTCGTCCGGTGACATCGTGCAGGTCGCGGGCGAAACGCAGACGCTCCTCGGCGACGGCGAGCTGGGTCTGGGCCTCACGGGCCTCATCGAGCTCGCGCACCATCGCGGCCAGCCACAGGGAGAGCCGGATCGTGAGCACGGCGGCCACGACGAGCAGCCCGCAGCCCAGCGCGGCAGGTGCCTCCTGCTCCAGCAGCAGCACGAGAGCCGCGAGGAGCACAGCACCGAGGCATCCGATCTCCCACCGCCACCGCATGACGACGACGATGGTCAGCAGCGCGAGCGAGACGAGCAACAGGCGGAGATCCGCACCGGTCACCAGCACCATCACCGCGATCACACCCGTGACCGCGGCGGTGACCAGCAGGGATACGTCCGCCGTCAGGCGGCCGACCCGGGGCAGGTCCCAGCGGTCCCGACCGATGGGGGAGTCGGCCGCGGACCAGGTCGCGAGCGCCCGCGAGCCCGACCAGGCTCCGATCGCGATCTGCGCGACGAGCACCGTGGTCGCGAACGGGTGGACGGCGAGCACGACCGGGATCCGTATGCCGAGGAACATCGCCGTGGCCAACGGGACGACCACCAGCACACCGACGAGCGACCACGCCGTGTA from Brachybacterium sacelli includes the following:
- a CDS encoding response regulator transcription factor, which codes for MTESPAPLRVILVDDENLIRSALATMLSLEDDLDVRGEAATVAAGIALARGEQPDVAVVDLQLPDGDGLEICTRLAEVSPATRCLILTSHARPGYLKRALAQGVLGFLPKTTSADQLARAVRSVATGRRVIDPELAAETISSGDSPLTPREADVLEYAADGAAVEQIARRAHLAEGTVRNYLSSAQAKLQAGNRHEAVALARRQGWI
- a CDS encoding ABC transporter ATP-binding protein, translating into MQSADQATVVAQDVSKVFFSGAEPVWALEDFSLTLEPGSFTCIVGPSGCGKSTFLRILGGLEERTVGEVATSGAEHPVPAAFVFQEHGVFPWMTVLDNVAFGLRMTGVGAREREDVARDWLQRVRLESFAGSYPHQLSGGMRQRVAIARAFATGSPVLLMDEPLGALDAQTRMLMQEELVALWEQERKTVLMVTHDIDEAIILGDRIIVMSGRPGTLREDITVPFERPRCVDIERTREFGELRSRIWNLLRDDVRTAEESA
- a CDS encoding ABC transporter substrate-binding protein, producing the protein MRRRTLLSLASASAVGGVLASCGPAITGEESDTRSGSGDGTVRVGHVPSSLFAPVYVADAMGYFEDEGITLELTPLKSGQDGIPMLSNDQLDVMAAGFSAGMFNALDQGLTFKVVGSMGISPGDPEKSPTALEVSQELIDDGAVTSVADLEGRKVAVAGGPGATGGYLLAAMLEEGGLTLNDVEVSNLSTPDQEPALTNGSVEAATPSAPFSTAMEEAGVASPLAVPKEGTTGTGVLYSETFLAADLAQPFFTALAKGAKELAADGKQTDEVYQILADTLGQEIEVLKASPMYSYLPDLAPQPEQLAAMQSAWIEAGQITYTEPIDVATVVAASFAEGAAG
- a CDS encoding zinc-binding dehydrogenase; the protein is MKAWQFEGTGKPLALHEVEEPTAGPGEVIVEVKATGVCHSDVSTLDDPGWMTLFRKGLPRTMGHESAGVITEVGEGMEAWNVGDRVGLSPLTEEGDALGYGAWDGGFQQKIRATEFNLVALPDEVPFDLGAMATDAGLTAYHAMVAVGGAKAGMKIGVIGLGGLGYIGARVASLLGAEVYGAEVTPKTRELKDEIGLVEVAESITAFRDERLELIVDYAGFGTTTSEAIETLAEFGTLVQVGMGRLESTINTYPLITEQLRIKGSKSGTREDFAGVYELMKDGSLTPPINHITHADIPEAIDKLREGGVIGRFIAMYAE
- a CDS encoding sensor histidine kinase; this translates as MNTPTGRQWSAFYLYTAWSLVGVLVVVPLATAMFLGIRIPVVLAVHPFATTVLVAQIAIGAWSGSRALATWSAADSPIGRDRWDLPRVGRLTADVSLLVTAAVTGVIAVMVLVTGADLRLLLVSLALLTIVVVMRWRWEIGCLGAVLLAALVLLLEQEAPAALGCGLLVVAAVLTIRLSLWLAAMVRELDEAREAQTQLAVAEERLRFARDLHDVTGRDLSVIAVKSELVAQLAEREDPRAAEHGREAAQIARASLAEIRALVRGYREADLATELRGTASLLRSAHVRVTVDGDAEDVPPALADTAAWVLREGGTNILRHADATAVTIALDTHGITLVNDGAHGTGSVHEGSGLTGMRERLHAASALTVRREDDTFTLDVRFDTTGGPR
- a CDS encoding nucleoside deaminase, encoding MTDDELMGLAIDEARAAGAREPADVPIGAVVVGPDGQVLATAGNRREADEDPTAHAEILALRAAARETGRWNLTGCTLAVTLEPCTMCAGAIVLARVQRLVVGAPDPKAGAAGSLFDLVREPRLNHRVDLITGVRERACGDLLREFFRARRT
- the upp gene encoding uracil phosphoribosyltransferase, which produces MRVLEIDHPLVAHKLSVLRNRATHSSVFRQLADELVTLLAYEATRNVAVAPVEIETPVTTVTGTRLTNPKPMVVPILRAGLGMLDGLTRLLPTAEVGFLGMVRNDETLEVTTYANRLPEDLSDRQCFVLDPMLATGHTLIAACEYIHERGARDITCVTLLAAPEGLKAMEEQIDPAIDLTIVTAAVDEKLDDNGYIVPGLGDAGDRLFGVVD
- a CDS encoding ABC transporter permease, producing MSSAAAASRPADREQRTLEAARAHRAQEKRLRSRDLALSIAAPIVLIVLWEVCARALIIDPRFFPPPTRILAAGAEMIRSGELWKHTGPTLMRLVVGGGLGAIVGIVVGLLMGSSRALNAALGPLFSALYPLPKIAIFPILLMIFGPTELPKIIAVFITTFFIMQINTVSGVWAIDRKLLEAGSAYGATGFARFRFVVLPGAMPFVFSGLRTATGTAVVVVTAVEFTGASTTGLGYLIWNSWQLFIPEKLYVGLLVIGIIGAVLTTLLSRSEKLLLPWRRSS
- a CDS encoding helix-turn-helix domain-containing protein: MSSTDPMRRLLDAVLDDRNTSLDQMAAGAHLSPFHFHRTVRSRAGETPAAIRRRVVLEQAAWTLQGGVPVTEAAFAAGYDSVEGFSRAFRRAYGCAPSDLPPRAERGHWLPSPNGIHFHSPTVLYVEAGRIREQSSGDVLALLVEHDLDDIDALLELARDLPEHVYRAVRLPGSLLREWDGADESIAQVVHHLVVSKEPWLASIAGESAPDLGGADDVPELLARHHRTSPRWLAMVRDVERRGAWQDSIIDALCDPPESFLLSQIVAHELTFSTHRRQLLRWMLADAGLTLDARHLDPDPILWHRRKIGE
- a CDS encoding dihydrofolate reductase family protein yields the protein MTRPTYLYYTATTLDGFIADENDSLDWLLSQPLGEGSLLDYDTFYAEVGALVMGSTTYEWVLRHEGGSGEGGSAWPYDRPTFVFSHRDLQPVTEDVTILSGTPEEHRPALEAAAGDGAVWIVGGGDLVAQFARAGLLDEVMVSIAPVTLGAGRPLLGGRFDLELREYGRNEAFLEARYALVGERA